From a region of the Coffea arabica cultivar ET-39 chromosome 3e, Coffea Arabica ET-39 HiFi, whole genome shotgun sequence genome:
- the LOC113736711 gene encoding probable transcription factor PosF21 translates to MDRDKSVNHGGGLPPSGRYSSFSPPGSSYGVKPEQSGSSTLPPIGPGGISESTHFGHGMSSDSSRFSHDISRMPDNPPKNLGHRRAHSEILTLPDDISFDSDLGVVGGLDGPSFSDDTEDDLLSMYLDMDKFNSSSATSAFQVGESSSLAAGVLGSSSTAASASTSLAPPSEIVSGISDKPRVRHQHSQSMDGSTTIKPEMLTSGAEEPSQADAKKAMSAAKLAELALIDPKRAKRIWANRQSAARSKERKMRYIAELERKVQTLQTEATSLSAQLTLLQRDTNGLTAENSELKLRLQTMEQQVHLQDALNDALKEEIQHLKVLTGQIPNGGPMMNYPPSFGANQYYSSNHAMHTLLTAQQFQQLQINSQKQQHQFQPHQMHQFQQHQLPQSLIQQQDHPMQQTGDLKLRGSLPTPAQTDNASDTSASLSKD, encoded by the exons ATGGATAGGGATAAGAGTGTCAACCATGGTGGGGGACTGCCTCCATCGGGGAGGTATTCAAGTTTTTCACCACCAGGTAGCAGTTATGGTGTGAAACCAGAGCAATCAGGGTCATCGACTCTTCCTCCAATTGGGCCTGGGGGCATTTCAGAATCAACTCATTTTGGTCATGGGATGTCATCTGATTCTAGTCGGTTTAGCCATGATATTAGCAGAATGCCTGATAACCCGCCTAAGAATTTGGGCCATCGACGAGCCCACTCAGAGATTCTTACCCTCCCTGATGATATTAGCTTTGATAGTGATCTTGGAGTTGTTGGTGGATTAGATGGGCCTTCATTCTCTGATGATACTGAAGATGACCTGTTATCTATGTATCTAGACATGGATAAGTTCAATTCCTCATCTGCTACTTCTGCTTTCCAAGTTGGCGAATCATCTTCTTTGGCAGCTGGAGTTCTTGGTTCATCATCAACTGCAGCATCAGCATCCACATCATTGGCACCACCAAGTGAGATAGTCTCTGGTATTAGTGACAAGCCACGAGTTAGACATCAGCATAGCCAGTCCATGGATGGGTCAACAACAATCAAGCCTGAGATGCTCACATCAGGTGCAGAAGAGCCATCTCAGGCTGATGCTAAAAAAGCAATGTCTGCTGCTAAGCTTGCTGAGCTGGCTTTAATTGATCCAAAGCGTGCAAAAAG GATATGGGCTAATAGACAGTCAGCtgcaagatcaaaggaaaggaaGATGAGATATATTGCAGAACTTGAAAGGAAAGTCCAGACCCTGCAAACAGAAGCAACTTCCTTGTCTGCGCAGCTTACTCTGTTGCAG AGAGACACAAATGGTTTGACTGCTGAAAACAGTGAACTTAAATTGCGGTTGCAGACAATGGAACAACAGGTTCACCTGCAGGATG CTCTGAATGATGCACTGAAGGAGGAAATTCAACACTTGAAGGTGCTAACTGGACAAATTCCCAATGGGGGACCTATGATGAACTATCCTCCCTCCTTTGGAGCCAACCAATATTATTCCAGTAACCATGCGATGCACACATTGCTAACTGCCCAACAGTTCCAACAGCTCCAAATTAATTCTCAAAAGCAGCAGCACCAGTTTCAGCCGCATCAAATGCACCAGTTTCAGCAGCACCAGCTGCCACAATCTCTAATCCAACAACAGGATCATCCGATGCAACAAACAGGTGACTTGAAACTGAGAGGTTCTCTGCCAACTCCTGCACAAACTGATAATGCTTCGGATACGAGTGCCTCATTATCGAAGGATTGA